The proteins below are encoded in one region of Pseudoduganella armeniaca:
- a CDS encoding hydrolase, whose product MSNPKLEVLTPHNSQIIFIDHQPQMAFGVQSIDRQVLKNNTVALAKAAKVFNIPTIITTVETQSFSGNTYPELLDVFPGQDILERTSMNSWDDQKVRDALAKNGKKKVIVSGLWTEVCNNSFALCAMLEGDYEIYMVADASGGTSKEAHDYAMQRMIQAGVVPVTWQQVMLEWQRDWAHRDSYDAVMAIVKEHSGAYGMGVDYAYTMVHKAPSRATGQHETLAPVPAK is encoded by the coding sequence ATGAGTAACCCGAAACTGGAAGTCCTGACCCCGCACAACAGCCAGATCATCTTCATCGACCATCAGCCGCAGATGGCCTTCGGCGTGCAGTCGATCGACCGCCAGGTCCTGAAGAACAACACCGTCGCGCTGGCGAAGGCGGCCAAGGTCTTCAATATCCCCACCATCATCACGACCGTCGAGACGCAGAGCTTCTCCGGCAACACCTATCCGGAACTGCTGGACGTGTTCCCGGGCCAGGACATCCTGGAACGCACCTCGATGAACTCGTGGGACGACCAGAAGGTGCGCGACGCGCTGGCGAAGAATGGCAAGAAAAAGGTGATCGTCTCCGGCCTGTGGACGGAAGTGTGCAACAACAGTTTCGCGCTGTGCGCCATGCTGGAGGGTGATTATGAGATCTACATGGTGGCCGATGCCTCGGGCGGCACGTCGAAGGAAGCGCACGACTACGCCATGCAGCGCATGATCCAGGCCGGCGTGGTGCCGGTGACGTGGCAGCAGGTGATGCTGGAATGGCAGCGCGACTGGGCGCACCGCGACAGCTACGACGCCGTGATGGCCATCGTCAAGGAACACTCCGGCGCGTACGGCATGGGCGTCGACTACGCCTACACGATGGTGCACAAGGCACCGTCGCGCGCCACCGGCCAGCATGAGACGCTGGCGCCGGTGCCGGCGAAGTAA
- a CDS encoding hypoxanthine-guanine phosphoribosyltransferase: MYEFHHQRARALLDNAEEIFDAAAVQGAVRQVARTLNERFGAEDEFPLVLGVMGGAVVFTGHLLPQLTFPLEFDYIHVSRYGDEDRGGEVVWKVVPRSNVAGRTVIVVDDILDEGETLAHVKQRLLDMGAKEVIIAVFADKAIRKAKPIHADIVGLTIPDRFVVGFGMDAYGYWRNLPGLWALRGEDLSGG; encoded by the coding sequence ATGTACGAATTTCATCACCAACGGGCCCGCGCCCTGCTCGACAACGCGGAAGAGATTTTTGACGCGGCAGCCGTCCAGGGCGCCGTGCGCCAGGTGGCCCGCACCCTGAACGAACGCTTCGGCGCCGAAGACGAATTCCCGCTCGTGCTGGGCGTGATGGGCGGCGCTGTCGTGTTCACCGGGCACCTGCTGCCGCAGCTGACCTTCCCGCTCGAATTCGACTATATCCACGTCAGCCGCTATGGCGACGAGGACCGCGGCGGCGAAGTGGTGTGGAAGGTGGTGCCGCGCTCGAACGTGGCCGGCCGCACCGTGATCGTCGTCGACGACATCCTCGACGAAGGCGAGACGCTGGCGCACGTCAAGCAGCGCTTGCTGGACATGGGCGCGAAGGAAGTCATCATCGCCGTGTTCGCGGACAAGGCGATCCGCAAGGCCAAGCCGATCCACGCCGACATCGTCGGGCTGACGATTCCCGACCGTTTCGTCGTTGGCTTCGGCATGGACGCCTACGGCTACTGGCGCAACCTGCCGGGCCTGTGGGCGCTGCGCGGCGAGGACCTGTCCGGCGGTTGA
- a CDS encoding PEP-CTERM sorting domain-containing protein, with amino-acid sequence MSTKRLVRIAVLGACLLAGTAQALPRYTLTDLASLTPDLTDVHWSSLNNAGEMMGASSTAGTLFYRWGTVEPLRLTGAPAGFNNNGDAVFQFHDSGGQYQSYLRTRFGKITQVPLTAQGDRMSSPWGINDAREIIGSGYRDGVLQALLYSNGVTTNLGTLGGNQATALGLNNAGAVVGWSETVAGDYQRSPFLYENGSMRLLTVPGPGSEAEGINDLGQVIINQRFRHAWIWQDDQLTTVQMPGSEVTQAREINNLGQVVGSSLSMQGIHPWIYEDGEIAYLRERIDGSGYSVDLVYDLNDNGQILAQARRDNGTFTTVLLTPAIPEPGTWAMLAAGLGLLALRCRAQAGRRPAQR; translated from the coding sequence ATGAGTACGAAACGCCTTGTCCGTATCGCCGTTCTCGGCGCCTGCCTGCTGGCCGGCACCGCCCAGGCCCTGCCGCGCTACACGTTGACCGACCTGGCGTCGCTGACGCCGGATCTCACCGATGTCCACTGGAGTTCCCTCAACAATGCCGGCGAGATGATGGGGGCCAGCAGCACCGCCGGCACGCTGTTCTACCGCTGGGGCACCGTCGAGCCGCTGCGGCTCACCGGCGCGCCGGCCGGTTTCAACAACAACGGCGATGCCGTGTTCCAGTTCCATGACAGCGGCGGTCAATACCAATCCTACCTGCGGACCCGTTTCGGCAAGATCACCCAGGTGCCGCTTACCGCGCAGGGCGACCGCATGTCCTCGCCCTGGGGCATCAACGATGCCCGTGAAATCATCGGTTCCGGCTACCGCGACGGCGTGCTGCAGGCCTTGCTGTATTCGAACGGGGTGACGACCAACCTGGGCACGCTGGGCGGCAACCAGGCAACGGCGCTGGGCCTGAACAACGCCGGCGCGGTCGTCGGCTGGTCCGAGACGGTGGCGGGCGACTACCAGCGCAGCCCATTCCTCTACGAGAACGGCAGCATGCGCCTGTTGACGGTGCCCGGTCCGGGCAGCGAGGCCGAAGGCATCAACGACCTGGGCCAGGTCATCATCAACCAGCGCTTTCGCCATGCGTGGATCTGGCAGGACGACCAGCTGACGACGGTGCAGATGCCCGGCTCCGAAGTCACGCAGGCACGCGAGATCAACAACCTGGGGCAGGTGGTCGGCTCGTCGCTGAGCATGCAGGGCATCCACCCGTGGATCTACGAGGATGGCGAGATCGCCTACCTGCGCGAGCGCATCGACGGCAGCGGCTATTCCGTCGATCTCGTCTACGATTTGAACGACAATGGCCAGATCCTGGCGCAGGCGCGGCGCGACAATGGCACGTTCACCACCGTGCTGCTGACCCCTGCGATTCCCGAACCGGGCACGTGGGCGATGCTGGCGGCAGGTCTCGGCCTGCTGGCGCTGCGGTGCCGCGCGCAAGCGGGCCGGCGCCCAGCTCAGCGATAA